One Burkholderia thailandensis E264 genomic window carries:
- a CDS encoding M36 family metallopeptidase, with translation MQTSRKALPLALSLAIGLGAALPAWADSKAPNPQEESRRASLTRGVVPPSEKADKTGQFRPGTVAVTLASPAFHAKKADAAAMAREFITARATQLGLDKAALANLVVASERADATFTVVRFQQRAAGLPVYDSDIAITVAPDGRVLYVASKAVNGVAAVSSKTQAVDEQQALDRARAYLGVSGFASVQSQLVAFVDGTGTHTAWKVRGRPQDSLRGDWELIIDANSGEVLRAEDKASYATDGTGLVFRPDPLSPTKSSYGSTGFKDNNDADSPQLSAARVRVTLKDLTQTSGGYKLAGPYASCVDFDAPFDKACPVQPSPTFDFTRSNLYFEAVNAYYHIDTFLRYVNLTLGIKALPYQYSGGVQYDPHGESGDDNSSYSSGSGRLSFGQGGVDDAEDADVVIHELGHGIHDWITNGGLSQVEGLSEGTGDYLAAAYSRDFNQWSPSDAQYHWVYNWDGHNEFWPGRVTNYNVGRTYAQVRNSEIHTAGQYWASCNMVARDAIGGAAMDKAFLKGLSMTNGSTNQKAAAQAVLTAAAALGYSSAQLNAIGNAYNKSCTYGVTVPQKL, from the coding sequence ATGCAGACATCCCGTAAAGCACTGCCGCTCGCACTGAGTCTCGCCATCGGTCTCGGCGCCGCGCTGCCCGCGTGGGCGGATTCGAAGGCGCCGAACCCGCAGGAGGAAAGCCGGCGCGCGAGCCTCACGCGCGGCGTCGTGCCGCCTTCGGAAAAGGCGGACAAGACCGGGCAGTTCCGCCCCGGAACCGTCGCCGTCACGCTGGCGAGCCCGGCGTTCCACGCGAAGAAGGCCGACGCGGCAGCGATGGCGCGCGAGTTCATCACCGCGCGGGCGACGCAACTCGGCCTCGACAAGGCCGCGCTCGCGAATCTCGTCGTCGCGTCCGAACGCGCCGACGCCACGTTCACCGTCGTACGCTTTCAGCAGCGCGCGGCGGGGCTGCCCGTCTACGACAGCGACATCGCGATCACGGTCGCTCCGGACGGCCGCGTGCTCTACGTCGCGAGCAAGGCGGTGAACGGCGTCGCGGCCGTGTCGAGCAAGACGCAGGCGGTCGACGAGCAGCAGGCCCTCGACCGCGCGCGCGCGTATCTCGGCGTCAGCGGCTTCGCGAGCGTGCAATCGCAACTCGTCGCGTTCGTCGACGGCACGGGCACGCATACCGCGTGGAAAGTGCGCGGCAGGCCGCAGGACAGCCTGCGCGGCGACTGGGAACTGATCATCGACGCCAACAGCGGCGAAGTGCTGCGCGCCGAAGACAAGGCATCCTATGCAACGGACGGGACCGGGCTCGTGTTCCGGCCGGACCCGCTGTCGCCGACCAAAAGCAGCTACGGCAGCACCGGCTTCAAGGACAACAACGACGCGGACTCGCCGCAACTGAGCGCCGCGCGCGTGCGCGTGACGCTCAAGGATCTGACGCAGACGAGCGGCGGCTACAAGCTCGCCGGCCCGTACGCGTCGTGTGTCGATTTCGATGCGCCGTTCGACAAGGCATGTCCGGTTCAGCCTTCGCCGACCTTCGATTTCACACGCTCGAACCTGTACTTCGAGGCCGTGAACGCGTACTACCACATCGATACGTTCCTGCGCTACGTGAACCTGACGCTCGGCATCAAGGCGTTGCCGTATCAGTACTCGGGCGGCGTGCAGTACGACCCGCACGGCGAATCCGGCGACGACAACTCGTCGTACTCGTCGGGCTCCGGCAGGTTGTCGTTCGGGCAAGGCGGCGTGGACGACGCGGAAGATGCGGACGTCGTGATTCACGAACTCGGCCACGGCATCCACGACTGGATCACCAACGGCGGGCTCTCGCAGGTCGAGGGGCTGTCCGAGGGCACGGGCGATTACCTCGCGGCCGCGTACAGCCGCGACTTCAACCAGTGGAGCCCTTCCGACGCGCAATATCACTGGGTCTACAACTGGGACGGCCACAACGAATTCTGGCCCGGCCGCGTGACGAACTACAACGTCGGCCGCACGTACGCGCAAGTCCGCAATTCCGAGATCCACACGGCCGGCCAATACTGGGCGTCGTGCAACATGGTCGCGCGCGACGCGATCGGCGGCGCGGCGATGGACAAGGCGTTCCTGAAAGGGCTGTCGATGACGAACGGCTCGACGAATCAGAAGGCCGCGGCCCAGGCGGTGCTGACCGCGGCGGCCGCGCTCGGCTACAGCAGCGCGCAGCTCAACGCGATCGGCAACGCGTACAACAAGAGCTGCACGTACGGCGTGACCGTGCCGCAGAAGCTGTAA
- a CDS encoding M28 family metallopeptidase, with amino-acid sequence MSKLQQAAAAICGALCMSTVHAAPVWITLADPALHELRLIDPAATSRYSTAVATGDAKRTETVHVAQVDDSLLESLSQAIRRTRGHAPGFFVHATFEDARASLQPSAAKQAAAIDYPITNSQQVRNWISQLQASNIVSTIVSLSGFTNRYYTTSHGVAASDWIAQQWKQLAGSRTDVTVEQFTHTGWPQKSVILTIKGSDPAAGVVVIGGHLDSTVGRMTENARAPGADDNASGIASLTEALRVLLANRYQPKRTLKFIGYAAEEAGLLGSQAIAKQFRAQNVNVVGAFQLDMTNYKGDPRDIYLISDYTNSTQNTYLANLAKAYLPELSVGTSRCGYACSDHASWNAQGYPASFPFEADQNDNPYIHSTYDTLERSDSQGNHALKFGKLALAYAAELGGGLSASAKR; translated from the coding sequence ATGTCCAAGCTCCAACAAGCCGCCGCCGCGATCTGCGGCGCTCTTTGCATGTCGACCGTCCACGCCGCGCCGGTGTGGATCACGCTCGCCGACCCCGCCTTGCACGAACTGCGTCTGATCGATCCCGCCGCGACGAGCCGCTACAGCACGGCGGTCGCCACCGGCGACGCGAAGCGCACCGAAACGGTCCACGTCGCGCAGGTCGACGATTCGCTGCTCGAATCGCTGTCGCAGGCAATTCGCCGCACGCGCGGCCACGCCCCCGGCTTCTTCGTGCACGCGACGTTCGAAGACGCGCGCGCATCGCTTCAGCCGAGCGCCGCGAAGCAGGCAGCCGCGATTGACTACCCGATCACCAACTCGCAACAGGTCCGAAACTGGATCTCGCAACTGCAGGCGAGCAACATCGTCAGCACGATCGTGTCGCTGTCCGGCTTCACGAACCGCTATTACACGACGTCGCACGGCGTGGCCGCGTCCGACTGGATCGCGCAGCAATGGAAGCAGCTCGCCGGCTCACGCACCGACGTGACGGTCGAGCAGTTCACGCACACCGGCTGGCCGCAGAAATCGGTGATCCTGACGATCAAGGGCAGCGATCCGGCGGCGGGCGTCGTCGTGATCGGCGGCCATCTCGATTCGACGGTCGGCCGCATGACCGAGAACGCGCGCGCGCCTGGCGCGGACGACAACGCGTCCGGCATCGCGAGCCTCACGGAGGCGCTGCGCGTGCTGCTCGCGAACCGGTATCAGCCGAAGCGCACGCTGAAGTTCATCGGCTACGCGGCGGAAGAGGCGGGCCTCCTCGGCTCGCAGGCGATCGCGAAGCAGTTCAGGGCGCAGAACGTGAACGTCGTCGGCGCGTTTCAGCTGGACATGACGAACTACAAGGGAGATCCGAGGGATATCTATCTGATCAGCGACTATACGAACTCGACGCAGAACACGTATCTCGCGAACCTCGCGAAAGCCTATCTGCCCGAGCTCTCGGTCGGCACGTCGCGATGCGGCTATGCGTGCTCCGATCACGCGTCGTGGAACGCGCAAGGCTATCCGGCATCGTTCCCGTTCGAAGCGGATCAGAACGACAATCCGTACATTCACTCCACGTATGACACGCTCGAGCGGTCGGACTCGCAAGGCAATCACGCGCTGAAGTTCGGCAAGCTCGCGCTCGCGTACGCGGCGGAGCTGGGCGGCGGGCTGAGCGCGTCCGCGAAGCGGTAA
- a CDS encoding porin — translation MKKSNVAVMSAIALAIGVAPGASRAQSSVTLYGILDAGITYVNNTGGSHVFKFDDGVSYGNRIGFKGTEDLGGGLKAVFVLESGFRLGNGQLGFGGAEFGRQAYVGLQNNWGTLSFGNQLDMTEEMVYLNNISAWASGYAIHQGDFDRFNGDRLPNSVKFLSNDFSGLRFGAMYSFGNVAGDFHRNSAWSAGANYTHGDLSVGAAYTQLNNPSGIYAFDPYAMIGTRTFLGQPTVSVDPATGKVTDLFANTPMNVDSQGTFGVGASYTIDKLTLSGNFTYSTIKGFGNTSHMQVYEGGGLYQFTPALSFVAGYQHTRFEGHHWNQGSAGVHYLLSKRTDVYLSGDYLRASNGVDAVIGYSFTPSTTQTQADIRIGMRHSF, via the coding sequence ATGAAGAAATCGAATGTTGCCGTGATGAGCGCGATTGCGCTCGCGATCGGAGTCGCGCCGGGCGCAAGCCGCGCGCAGAGCAGCGTTACGTTATACGGGATTCTCGATGCCGGTATTACGTACGTCAACAACACCGGCGGCTCGCACGTCTTCAAGTTCGACGACGGCGTGTCGTACGGCAACCGGATCGGCTTCAAGGGCACTGAGGATCTTGGCGGCGGGCTGAAGGCGGTCTTCGTGCTCGAGAGCGGTTTTCGCCTGGGCAACGGCCAGCTCGGTTTCGGCGGCGCGGAGTTCGGCCGCCAGGCTTACGTCGGATTGCAGAACAACTGGGGGACGCTGTCGTTCGGCAATCAGCTCGACATGACCGAGGAGATGGTCTATCTGAACAACATCTCCGCATGGGCGAGCGGCTACGCGATCCACCAGGGCGACTTCGACCGCTTCAACGGCGACCGCCTGCCGAACTCGGTGAAGTTCCTGTCGAACGATTTCAGCGGCTTGCGGTTCGGCGCGATGTATTCGTTCGGCAACGTCGCGGGCGACTTCCATCGCAACAGCGCGTGGAGCGCGGGCGCGAACTACACGCACGGCGATCTGTCGGTGGGCGCGGCCTATACGCAGTTGAACAATCCGTCTGGCATCTACGCGTTCGATCCGTATGCGATGATCGGCACGCGAACCTTCCTCGGGCAGCCGACGGTCAGCGTCGATCCGGCGACGGGCAAGGTCACCGACCTGTTCGCGAATACGCCGATGAATGTCGACAGCCAGGGCACGTTCGGCGTCGGCGCGAGCTACACGATCGACAAGCTGACGCTATCCGGCAATTTCACGTATTCGACGATCAAGGGCTTCGGCAATACGTCGCACATGCAAGTCTACGAAGGCGGCGGCCTGTATCAGTTCACGCCGGCGTTGAGCTTCGTCGCGGGCTATCAGCACACGCGCTTCGAAGGCCATCACTGGAATCAGGGATCGGCGGGCGTCCACTACCTGCTGTCGAAGCGCACGGATGTCTACCTTTCCGGCGACTACCTGCGCGCGTCGAACGGCGTCGATGCGGTGATCGGCTACAGCTTCACGCCGTCCACCACGCAGACGCAAGCGGACATCCGCATCGGGATGCGTCACTCGTTCTGA